The proteins below are encoded in one region of Sphingobacterium sp. R2:
- a CDS encoding BCCT family transporter, with protein MLSKSTFNKGIVIPSLIFIIGVCLLSVFFPTLSVRILDTAKQFIFVNLNWVYVWAVTLFVIFLLYLMFSKFGNIKLGSNDSKPEYTFFSWISMLFAAGMGIGLMYFSVAEPMQHFSTDAFAGHHDINRAQNAQLYTFFHWGIHAWAIYGVVGLALSYFAYRYRLPLSLRSCFYPLLKNKINGKWGNAVDVFALCSTFFGITTTLGFGVVQVNAGLQTLGILPENNFTYQIVIVAVLSLLAILSATSGVDKGVKLLSNINIITVVILLLFVLFLGPTVYLIGSFTEGIGNYVNNFFSLTFDTHVYDEATLPWFYNWTILYWAWWISWSPYVGLFIAKISKGRTIREFIAAVLIIPTIFNFIWMSVFGNSAMWFDMHFAKGALSALADNPDALMFRFLDYLPFSEIVSYLVILIIIIFFVTSADSGILVMNSISTKNAEKSPKWQMVFWGALLAILALMLLNTGGLQALQTMTLITALPFSLIMLLFCVSLVKALTIDRSYYERDFSVSTVPWSGELWKDRLQQIVSFKSRESVEEFMKNTVMVAFEDLQAEFKYNGIEAKIQELAQPKRIQIEIRHDVINNFIYGVKSQVKVVSDYVVEEENLPEFDDKKTYFPKSYFGDAREGYDIQYFTRNELISDVLKHYDRFLEIISEEKNEMFISSNANKNLR; from the coding sequence ATGTTGTCAAAATCGACATTTAATAAAGGAATTGTTATTCCTAGTCTGATCTTTATCATAGGCGTTTGCCTATTGTCGGTATTTTTTCCGACCCTTTCTGTACGTATTTTAGATACTGCCAAGCAATTTATCTTTGTTAACCTCAACTGGGTTTACGTATGGGCTGTGACACTATTTGTTATTTTTCTCCTTTACCTGATGTTTAGCAAATTTGGTAATATCAAGCTAGGAAGTAACGACAGTAAACCCGAGTATACTTTTTTTTCATGGATTTCTATGTTGTTTGCCGCCGGTATGGGGATCGGGTTGATGTATTTCAGCGTTGCTGAACCGATGCAGCATTTTTCAACAGACGCATTTGCTGGCCATCATGATATCAATCGAGCTCAAAATGCCCAGCTGTATACATTTTTTCATTGGGGTATACATGCTTGGGCAATCTATGGCGTTGTGGGACTGGCTCTGTCTTATTTTGCTTACCGCTATCGGCTGCCGCTGTCCCTTCGGAGTTGTTTCTATCCACTATTAAAAAATAAGATTAATGGAAAATGGGGTAATGCTGTTGATGTATTTGCCCTCTGCAGTACGTTCTTCGGCATTACGACGACGCTGGGTTTTGGCGTGGTCCAAGTCAATGCAGGCTTGCAAACTTTAGGGATTTTGCCTGAGAATAATTTTACCTATCAGATTGTTATTGTTGCCGTGTTATCACTATTAGCTATTTTATCAGCTACATCCGGTGTTGATAAGGGGGTAAAACTATTGAGTAACATTAATATAATTACCGTAGTGATCTTGTTATTGTTTGTACTTTTCTTAGGGCCAACGGTTTACCTTATCGGAAGTTTTACGGAAGGAATAGGTAATTATGTAAACAATTTCTTTAGTTTAACTTTTGATACGCATGTGTATGACGAAGCTACATTGCCCTGGTTCTACAATTGGACGATTCTTTATTGGGCCTGGTGGATATCATGGTCTCCTTATGTTGGGTTATTTATTGCTAAAATATCCAAAGGGCGCACCATTCGCGAATTTATTGCGGCAGTACTTATTATCCCGACCATATTTAATTTTATCTGGATGTCTGTTTTTGGTAATAGTGCGATGTGGTTTGATATGCACTTTGCCAAAGGTGCATTGAGCGCGCTGGCTGATAATCCTGATGCCTTGATGTTTAGGTTTTTGGACTATTTACCATTCTCCGAGATAGTGAGCTATCTGGTCATTCTGATTATCATTATCTTTTTTGTGACTTCAGCCGATTCGGGGATCCTGGTGATGAATAGCATTTCTACTAAGAATGCCGAAAAGTCACCAAAATGGCAAATGGTATTTTGGGGGGCTCTGTTGGCTATCTTGGCGCTTATGTTGTTAAATACGGGTGGATTGCAGGCATTGCAAACCATGACCCTTATCACGGCTTTACCTTTTTCGCTGATTATGCTGCTTTTTTGTGTCAGTTTGGTCAAAGCATTGACCATTGATCGGAGTTATTATGAACGTGATTTTTCGGTCAGTACGGTCCCGTGGTCGGGGGAACTTTGGAAAGATCGCCTGCAACAGATTGTCTCATTTAAAAGTCGCGAATCTGTTGAAGAGTTTATGAAGAACACCGTGATGGTCGCTTTTGAGGATTTGCAGGCAGAATTTAAGTATAATGGTATTGAAGCAAAGATTCAAGAGTTAGCGCAGCCCAAGCGGATACAAATTGAAATCCGGCATGACGTAATTAACAATTTTATCTATGGCGTAAAAAGCCAGGTCAAAGTGGTTTCTGATTATGTGGTTGAAGAAGAGAATCTTCCAGAATTTGATGATAAAAAAACGTATTTTCCTAAATCGTATTTTGGAGATGCCCGTGAGGGGTATGATATTCAGTACTTTACAAGAAATGAATTGATCAGCGATGTATTAAAGCACTACGACCGTTTTTTGGAAATCATTTCGGAGGAGAAAAATGAAATGTTTATTAGTAGTAATGCGAACAAAAATCTACGATGA
- the ggpS gene encoding glucosylglycerol-phosphate synthase encodes MILATDLDGTFLGGKMEDRLRLYRLIKASADMQLVFVTGRGLESVLPLLSDPLIPVPDFIIADVGATVVNGHSLEAIEPLQSEIEEKWPQTYAIRSALDEIPQLRYQHVPQQRRSSFFYEPEVDLNLVKQVADRYECDMITSADQYLDLLPKGVNKGTTLKKLIEFLDVEADDVMVAGDTLNDLALFEIGFRGVAVGKSEGSLLEAVGQMDTAYAAEAAGAGGILEYMSKYRPFQQLIRTEQKIVPQKGRAKKSDQLVMVYHRLPFEKESINGKTVRVSPKSPNGIIPSLLGLFEKGRSGLWIGEEVLQPDGQPVPNQLVDESRYPNLVASTISLSKEDIDKFYRVFSKEAFWPTIFSFVDRAKFNHEDWDHYLMINKYFAERIAKEADDGALVWIHEYNLWMVPSFLKAMRPDLKIGFFHHTAFPAADIFNIIPWRKEIIGSLLLCDFISFHIPRYVENFVDVIRSHTPFKVIKKVNVANQFLTYSCALGVDQMTKVIEVDGRQIRLGAQPVGVNKDHIEQILMDDQVRLEINALKRNKDESGVKRIISIERLDYVKGPLEKIQAFGEFLAEYPEFRGKIELVNVCTPPSQGMTIYDEIRDQVNQAVGEINGKYATMNWTPIQYFYRALPFEEVIKHYALSDIAWITPLRDGLNLVAKEYIATHGLLDTSGALVLSEFAGASVELPYAILTNPYDRKSMKDALLKALVMEPGEAQVRARRLYEHIEHYDIHYWGKDFVKELEKSVKY; translated from the coding sequence ATGATATTAGCAACAGATTTAGATGGAACTTTTTTGGGAGGTAAAATGGAAGACCGCCTCAGGTTATATCGATTGATAAAGGCGAGTGCGGATATGCAGCTGGTTTTTGTGACAGGGAGAGGCTTGGAGTCTGTATTGCCTTTGCTGAGCGATCCACTTATTCCGGTGCCAGATTTTATAATAGCTGATGTGGGAGCTACAGTGGTGAATGGCCACAGCCTGGAAGCAATTGAGCCTTTACAGAGCGAAATTGAGGAAAAATGGCCGCAGACTTATGCGATCCGTTCAGCGCTGGATGAGATTCCGCAATTGCGTTACCAACATGTACCACAACAGCGGCGCAGCTCTTTTTTTTATGAACCTGAGGTTGACCTCAATCTAGTAAAGCAGGTGGCCGACAGGTATGAGTGTGATATGATTACTTCGGCTGATCAGTATCTGGACTTGCTTCCGAAGGGTGTGAACAAAGGTACAACGCTTAAAAAGCTGATTGAATTTTTGGATGTCGAGGCGGACGATGTAATGGTAGCTGGAGATACCCTTAATGATCTCGCCTTGTTTGAGATCGGTTTTCGCGGTGTTGCCGTAGGAAAGTCGGAGGGCAGCTTGCTTGAAGCTGTTGGTCAAATGGACACAGCTTACGCTGCCGAGGCCGCCGGAGCGGGTGGGATATTAGAGTATATGAGCAAGTATCGCCCTTTCCAGCAACTCATCCGTACTGAACAGAAAATAGTGCCTCAAAAAGGCAGAGCTAAAAAATCGGATCAGCTCGTGATGGTGTATCATCGACTGCCTTTTGAAAAGGAATCGATCAATGGCAAGACCGTACGGGTGTCTCCGAAAAGTCCAAACGGAATTATTCCTTCATTATTGGGCTTATTTGAAAAGGGGCGTTCTGGTCTTTGGATCGGCGAGGAAGTTTTGCAGCCGGATGGTCAGCCGGTTCCTAATCAGTTGGTAGATGAAAGCAGGTATCCCAACCTGGTAGCATCCACCATATCGTTGTCAAAAGAAGACATTGATAAATTCTACCGCGTGTTCTCAAAAGAGGCCTTTTGGCCAACTATCTTTTCTTTTGTGGACCGTGCAAAGTTTAACCACGAAGATTGGGACCACTACTTGATGATTAACAAGTACTTTGCCGAACGTATAGCAAAAGAAGCCGACGATGGGGCCCTCGTATGGATTCATGAATATAACCTATGGATGGTACCGTCGTTTTTAAAGGCCATGCGACCCGATCTAAAAATTGGTTTCTTTCATCATACCGCTTTTCCGGCGGCTGACATTTTTAATATTATTCCGTGGCGCAAAGAAATTATCGGAAGTCTGCTGCTTTGCGATTTTATTAGTTTTCATATTCCGCGTTACGTAGAGAATTTTGTGGATGTAATCCGTAGCCATACACCTTTTAAGGTGATCAAAAAGGTCAATGTTGCCAATCAGTTTCTGACTTATAGCTGCGCCCTCGGAGTAGATCAAATGACGAAGGTCATTGAAGTAGACGGTAGACAGATCAGGTTGGGAGCTCAACCGGTCGGCGTAAACAAGGATCATATCGAACAGATTTTGATGGATGATCAGGTGAGGCTGGAGATCAATGCGCTCAAAAGAAACAAAGACGAATCAGGAGTAAAGCGTATTATATCTATCGAGCGTTTAGATTATGTAAAAGGCCCGTTGGAGAAAATTCAGGCTTTTGGAGAGTTCTTAGCAGAATACCCAGAATTTAGGGGTAAGATTGAACTGGTGAACGTGTGTACACCGCCATCGCAGGGGATGACAATCTACGATGAAATCCGCGATCAGGTAAATCAGGCAGTGGGTGAGATCAATGGAAAATATGCAACGATGAATTGGACTCCGATACAGTATTTTTACAGAGCGCTTCCTTTTGAGGAGGTTATCAAACATTATGCGTTAAGCGATATTGCCTGGATCACACCTTTGCGTGACGGCCTCAACCTTGTCGCAAAGGAATACATTGCCACCCATGGATTACTGGACACTTCAGGAGCACTTGTACTTTCCGAATTCGCGGGAGCATCGGTGGAACTGCCCTATGCCATTTTGACAAATCCCTATGATCGTAAGAGTATGAAAGATGCCTTATTGAAAGCTTTGGTGATGGAACCGGGCGAGGCTCAAGTGAGAGCCCGTCGGCTTTATGAGCATATCGAGCACTACGATATCCATTATTGGGGAAAAGATTTTGTGAAGGAACTCGAAAAATCTGTTAAATATTAA
- a CDS encoding cation:proton antiporter, with protein sequence MILASIHHITFPVEDPLLKFFIELLIILLVPLLLNKIKVPHLLGLLVAGAIVGPYGFNMLSRDSSVVVTGTTGLLYIMFLAGLEIDMGDFKKNKWKSITFSIYTFLAPFILGFIGGYYVLHFSLATSILFAALFSSHTLIVYPMISSLGIAKNLSVNITVGGTMITDVLTLLVLAVIVGVSQGEVGTVFWIRLGVSMIAFALVVLLVFPIIARWFFKNVPDKISQYIFVVVMIYLASILAELAGIESIIGAFFAGLALNRLIPHTSSLMNRIEFVGNAIFIPFFLISVGMLIDFSAFFKSWETLGVAATMLVASIGGKYIAAMLTQKTFRLNKEEGMLIFGMSSASAAATLATVMVGYNIILGQTTEGEPIRLLNEHVLNGSILLILISCTISSFVSMSNAQRIAEADREDTIAGDKLPDAHILLPINTEQMTEKMVNLGLLIRTKSKEDQLFALNIISEDKNESSVKNAERILESAVKLGASADVQVQAITRHDNGVVDGINNVIKEKSISDLIIGLDKDKGFSTSFMYNLYNGYLKNEHVNLMLYRAIQPISTVKEYVVLIPPLAYRESGFFEALSKIWNIARNSSAPLIFYSTADIIEILHRIIKKSAVEASFVTISDWKEVDQVIGGLTADQGLIVLMADRNRFSYKSPIHTITQYLNENQIDNNYLLIYPFTDNNNDVSEKRAISNHQDFAEIGKLIQRVFR encoded by the coding sequence ATGATCCTAGCCAGTATTCACCACATTACTTTTCCGGTTGAAGACCCTTTACTTAAGTTTTTTATCGAGTTGCTCATTATACTGCTGGTGCCGCTGCTACTTAATAAAATAAAAGTTCCACATCTGCTAGGTTTACTGGTAGCAGGTGCGATTGTTGGTCCCTATGGCTTCAATATGCTCTCGCGAGACAGCAGTGTTGTGGTAACAGGAACGACAGGGCTGCTTTACATTATGTTTCTAGCTGGATTGGAGATAGATATGGGTGACTTTAAGAAGAATAAATGGAAAAGTATCACGTTCTCAATCTATACTTTTTTGGCGCCGTTTATCCTCGGATTTATCGGAGGATATTATGTATTGCATTTTTCGTTAGCGACTTCAATTTTATTTGCCGCATTATTTTCGTCACATACGTTGATTGTTTATCCTATGATCAGTAGTTTGGGCATAGCAAAAAATCTTTCCGTCAACATTACCGTTGGCGGGACTATGATTACAGATGTGCTGACTCTTTTGGTGTTGGCTGTGATTGTAGGCGTGTCTCAGGGGGAAGTGGGTACAGTCTTTTGGATTCGATTAGGTGTTTCAATGATTGCTTTTGCCTTGGTTGTCTTGTTGGTATTCCCGATTATAGCCCGCTGGTTTTTTAAAAACGTGCCGGACAAAATATCCCAATATATCTTTGTCGTCGTGATGATCTATCTGGCTTCGATTTTGGCGGAACTGGCCGGTATTGAATCCATAATTGGTGCCTTTTTTGCTGGTCTCGCGTTAAATCGCCTGATTCCACATACGTCGTCATTGATGAACCGGATTGAATTTGTTGGAAATGCTATTTTCATTCCATTCTTCCTCATTAGCGTGGGTATGCTCATTGATTTTTCGGCATTTTTTAAGAGCTGGGAAACCCTTGGGGTAGCAGCTACCATGTTGGTCGCCTCTATTGGTGGTAAATATATAGCCGCCATGCTAACGCAAAAGACCTTCCGTCTTAATAAAGAAGAGGGTATGCTTATATTTGGGATGAGCTCGGCTTCTGCTGCCGCAACATTAGCCACTGTTATGGTGGGTTATAATATTATTCTCGGCCAAACAACAGAAGGTGAACCCATTCGTTTACTCAATGAACATGTGCTGAACGGGAGTATTTTACTGATTCTGATTTCGTGTACGATCTCATCTTTTGTGTCAATGTCCAATGCGCAGCGCATTGCTGAGGCAGATCGCGAAGATACCATAGCAGGGGATAAGCTGCCCGATGCTCATATTCTATTGCCGATCAATACCGAACAGATGACAGAAAAAATGGTCAATTTGGGACTGCTGATCCGTACAAAATCAAAAGAAGATCAGCTCTTTGCTTTAAATATCATTAGTGAGGATAAGAATGAATCTTCGGTAAAAAATGCAGAAAGGATTCTTGAATCCGCAGTGAAACTGGGAGCATCGGCTGATGTGCAGGTACAGGCTATTACCCGACATGACAACGGAGTAGTTGACGGAATAAATAATGTGATTAAAGAAAAATCCATTTCGGATCTGATTATTGGCTTGGATAAAGATAAGGGCTTTTCAACGTCTTTTATGTATAATCTGTATAATGGCTATTTAAAAAATGAGCATGTCAATTTAATGTTATACCGTGCTATTCAACCAATTTCAACTGTAAAAGAGTATGTTGTGCTTATCCCCCCATTGGCATACCGGGAATCCGGCTTTTTTGAAGCGCTATCAAAAATATGGAATATTGCGCGCAATTCGAGTGCCCCACTTATATTTTACAGTACAGCAGATATCATCGAAATTCTTCATCGGATCATCAAAAAGTCGGCTGTCGAAGCGTCATTTGTAACCATATCCGACTGGAAAGAAGTCGATCAGGTTATTGGCGGACTAACAGCTGATCAGGGGTTAATCGTGCTAATGGCCGACCGTAACCGCTTTTCGTATAAGTCGCCAATTCATACCATTACCCAATACCTTAACGAAAATCAGATTGATAACAATTATCTACTGATTTATCCCTTTACTGATAATAACAATGACGTGTCAGAAAAGCGCGCGATTAGTAATCACCAAGACTTTGCTGAGATCGGTAAACTGATCCAGCGGGTATTCCGATAA
- a CDS encoding ATP-binding protein gives MREVNCHDEKIHLCGNIQSFGYLFIFEDDKCVGVSENCAVIMEAASSTVLGMTVEAVLDHVAPSFGLRGDKIEQAVSQSLFARFVERVTIHQKDYFLSLYRYDGKIYLEIEDCTPQDVKTTKLYYYAKHLEDQREGKSCWQALTELIKDIIHFDRVMIYRFMEDNSGQVIAESRSEELESLLNYRYPEFDIPAQARELYRIFHARHTADVDERAIPIMGKAAEYFDLTRCSLRALSPMHLQYLKNAGVKASASFSIIVDNELWGLVACQHREPMHVDLSQRHLCTLLTQYAVNRYLADFQKEQVRLHKSLSQLEHSLKSELLVKRDLYDVLENYANRIMEVMNGQGLIIKRDRAIMTVGEVPDRKILKKIDEEIGTKEFFVTDRFKCTGFGDDVEIFPGVLRISILPVTNWYLYVFRKERLIEEVWAGKPEKVMQIDAEKKIAFPSPRTSFEAWKKITKGKSEKWRPSELAFIENMTHIIQQSIAQRGGEIDKLNRELVRSNNALDTFGYTLTHDLKNPLTTIQLTAQMLLYKKDVSREFLEKSMKNILEGTQLMNDMMDKVYQMSKVNHVDFVFEPINPRSKILNIVENCKQQYQVSHLEFNMGETLQVMGERTLIYQLFLNLIGNAIKYSSKKENPKVSVNSFRDGDTVRYDVKDNGIGIDLKESDRIFEIFGRMSNTEGYEGSGIGLSIVKQIANKLKATLHVESELGVGTTFSVTFNNVPVAI, from the coding sequence ATGCGTGAAGTTAATTGTCATGATGAAAAGATTCATCTTTGTGGTAATATTCAGTCTTTTGGCTATCTATTTATCTTCGAGGATGATAAGTGTGTTGGTGTAAGTGAAAATTGTGCCGTGATTATGGAGGCAGCAAGTTCTACGGTGTTAGGTATGACCGTTGAAGCTGTTCTGGATCATGTCGCACCGTCGTTTGGGCTACGTGGAGATAAAATTGAACAGGCAGTTTCTCAAAGTCTATTCGCCAGATTTGTTGAACGAGTGACGATTCATCAAAAAGATTACTTTCTCAGTTTATACCGATATGACGGAAAAATATATCTTGAGATTGAAGATTGTACTCCACAAGATGTAAAAACAACCAAATTATACTATTACGCCAAGCATTTAGAAGACCAACGTGAAGGGAAATCTTGCTGGCAGGCATTGACCGAACTGATAAAAGATATCATCCACTTTGATAGGGTGATGATTTATCGTTTTATGGAGGATAATAGCGGTCAGGTGATTGCGGAAAGTAGGAGCGAGGAATTAGAATCGCTGTTAAACTATAGGTATCCGGAGTTTGATATTCCAGCACAGGCTCGAGAACTTTACCGTATCTTCCACGCGCGGCATACGGCTGATGTTGATGAGCGAGCAATTCCAATTATGGGCAAGGCTGCAGAATATTTTGATCTGACACGTTGTAGCTTAAGGGCGCTTTCGCCTATGCATTTGCAATACCTTAAAAATGCCGGCGTAAAGGCCAGTGCTAGCTTTAGTATCATTGTCGATAATGAACTCTGGGGACTTGTTGCATGTCAGCATCGGGAACCTATGCATGTGGATCTCTCGCAACGGCATTTATGTACATTGCTGACTCAATATGCTGTAAACCGCTACCTCGCAGATTTTCAGAAAGAACAAGTTCGTTTGCATAAAAGCCTTTCTCAGCTGGAGCATAGTTTAAAAAGTGAATTGTTGGTCAAACGTGACTTGTATGATGTGTTAGAAAATTATGCTAATCGGATCATGGAGGTCATGAATGGGCAGGGGCTCATCATTAAACGCGATCGGGCGATCATGACTGTTGGTGAAGTGCCGGACAGAAAGATCCTCAAAAAGATTGATGAGGAGATTGGAACTAAGGAGTTTTTCGTCACCGATCGATTTAAGTGTACTGGCTTTGGTGACGATGTGGAGATTTTTCCTGGTGTTTTGCGTATTAGCATTTTACCTGTAACGAATTGGTACCTATATGTTTTCAGAAAGGAGCGTTTGATTGAAGAAGTTTGGGCGGGGAAACCAGAAAAAGTGATGCAGATTGACGCCGAAAAAAAGATTGCTTTTCCTTCGCCACGCACTTCGTTTGAAGCGTGGAAGAAGATAACAAAAGGCAAGTCCGAAAAATGGCGTCCTTCAGAACTTGCTTTTATTGAAAATATGACGCATATCATTCAGCAGTCTATTGCGCAACGTGGCGGAGAAATTGACAAACTGAACAGGGAACTGGTGCGCTCAAATAATGCACTTGATACTTTTGGATATACGTTGACCCACGATCTTAAAAATCCATTGACTACCATTCAGCTAACGGCTCAGATGTTGCTATATAAAAAGGATGTCTCTCGGGAGTTTCTTGAAAAGTCAATGAAAAATATCCTGGAAGGAACGCAACTCATGAATGATATGATGGACAAAGTATACCAAATGTCTAAAGTAAACCATGTCGACTTTGTGTTTGAACCGATCAATCCGCGGTCAAAGATTCTTAATATCGTTGAGAATTGTAAGCAGCAATATCAGGTCTCCCATTTGGAGTTTAATATGGGAGAGACATTACAGGTTATGGGGGAGAGAACCTTAATATATCAATTGTTTCTGAATCTTATCGGCAATGCGATAAAATACAGCAGTAAGAAGGAAAATCCAAAAGTCTCTGTAAATAGCTTTAGGGATGGGGATACCGTTCGTTATGATGTAAAAGATAATGGAATTGGCATAGATCTGAAGGAGAGTGATAGAATTTTTGAAATTTTTGGACGTATGTCGAATACCGAAGGTTATGAAGGTTCGGGCATTGGTCTATCCATTGTGAAGCAAATCGCTAATAAGCTCAAAGCAACATTGCATGTGGAAAGTGAACTTGGCGTCGGTACTACTTTTTCAGTCACCTTCAATAATGTCCCTGTAGCTATATAG
- a CDS encoding NAD(P)H-dependent glycerol-3-phosphate dehydrogenase, which translates to MNEISVIGGGSWATALVKILTENSIHVNWYMRRSEQVRSINDDAINPDYLPFLKLDNTKIYASDQLDMIVARSKVILFVVPSAQLDQVCEAIPQKDMSGKFVITAIKGTVGPENLLPSAFIARHFELTDLQQAIIAGPCHAEEIARNKKTYITLCGSNESVIQTISNGFASPYMEVHYSADMIGVEYAAIYKNVVGIVCGMAEGLHYGDNFMAVLVANAIDELGLLLQAVGVPNARLGNSTYLGDLLVTGYSRHSRNRKFGQYLGQGFSAFEARGMMGMVAEGYYATKGLMNTVSSLELNMPLLQTAYRVLYNHMAAKDEFKLLERNIR; encoded by the coding sequence TTGAATGAGATTAGTGTGATTGGTGGTGGGAGTTGGGCCACGGCCCTGGTTAAAATTCTAACAGAAAATAGCATACATGTGAACTGGTATATGCGGCGTTCCGAACAGGTACGCTCAATCAATGACGATGCTATCAATCCCGACTACCTACCTTTTTTAAAACTTGATAATACAAAAATTTATGCTTCTGATCAGCTGGATATGATCGTGGCGCGCTCGAAAGTGATCCTGTTTGTTGTTCCAAGTGCGCAACTGGATCAAGTTTGCGAAGCAATCCCCCAAAAGGATATGAGCGGCAAATTTGTGATTACCGCAATAAAAGGAACCGTAGGGCCGGAGAATTTGCTTCCCAGTGCATTCATTGCCCGGCATTTTGAACTGACCGACTTACAGCAGGCGATTATCGCGGGCCCTTGCCACGCAGAAGAAATTGCAAGAAACAAAAAAACTTATATAACCTTATGTGGGTCGAATGAAAGCGTTATTCAAACGATTTCGAACGGTTTTGCATCACCCTATATGGAGGTGCACTATAGCGCTGATATGATCGGGGTGGAGTACGCGGCCATTTATAAAAATGTGGTCGGTATTGTCTGCGGTATGGCTGAAGGATTGCACTATGGCGACAACTTTATGGCTGTGCTGGTTGCGAATGCAATCGACGAACTGGGATTGTTGCTGCAAGCTGTTGGCGTACCCAATGCTCGGCTTGGTAACTCGACCTATTTGGGCGACTTATTGGTGACGGGATACTCCAGGCATAGCCGCAACAGGAAGTTTGGTCAATATCTCGGCCAGGGATTTTCGGCTTTTGAGGCTCGTGGGATGATGGGTATGGTTGCCGAAGGTTACTATGCGACAAAGGGGCTAATGAATACCGTATCAAGTCTCGAACTCAATATGCCCCTATTACAGACTGCCTACCGGGTGCTTTACAACCATATGGCAGCAAAAGATGAATTTAAACTTTTAGAAAGGAATATAAGATAA
- a CDS encoding mechanosensitive ion channel family protein, translated as MKNSTMLNLSEQSSTSIYQYIFDLFSKLGLPAQQSHIATAAGLLLTAALLLYVLDYIMRGVFFTALNKIALRTSTKWDDYLLSNKVHIRVSRAILVLLARQLLPIVFLGFPVLTAALVKFLDLVVLLTIYHLMNSLLKTCRDIFRTSNGFKDKPIDSYLQVVQIFLIFVIGTLAVSLLTGNSPWSFLVSLGAASAILMLVFKDTILGFVASIQVSANDSVRVGDWIEMPKYGVDGDVLQINLNNVKIQNWDKTIVTIPTYTLLSDAFKNYRGMQETGGRRIKRALNIKMSSVRYLSEEEITALKNIRILSPYIDQREREIAAYNKTWNTDNSSPVNGRRMTNIGLFRAYVLAYAKNNPNIHQELTLLVRQLAPTEYGIPLELYMFTKGTQWVYFEDTMADIFDHLLAAIKHFHLQIFELPAADDLRLLVSREEHAESSL; from the coding sequence ATGAAAAATTCAACTATGCTAAATCTCAGTGAACAATCATCAACTTCAATCTATCAGTACATTTTCGATCTCTTTTCCAAATTGGGCTTACCCGCACAGCAGTCCCATATAGCAACCGCTGCAGGGCTCCTTTTGACCGCAGCATTACTCCTCTATGTGCTCGACTATATCATGCGCGGTGTATTTTTTACAGCGCTAAATAAAATTGCACTTCGAACTTCAACCAAATGGGATGATTACCTTTTGAGCAATAAGGTACATATTCGAGTGAGTCGTGCCATTCTCGTTTTGCTGGCGCGACAGTTGTTACCGATTGTTTTTCTGGGCTTTCCAGTGTTAACGGCTGCTTTGGTAAAATTTTTGGATTTAGTGGTGTTGCTGACTATCTATCATCTTATGAATAGCCTATTGAAAACCTGCCGTGATATCTTCCGCACTTCAAATGGTTTTAAAGATAAGCCCATTGACAGTTACCTGCAGGTGGTACAGATTTTTTTAATTTTTGTGATCGGAACACTCGCTGTCTCACTTCTAACAGGAAACTCACCATGGTCCTTTCTCGTGTCACTGGGCGCAGCTTCCGCAATTCTGATGTTGGTATTTAAAGATACAATTTTGGGATTTGTTGCCAGTATTCAAGTGTCGGCCAATGACTCCGTGCGTGTTGGTGACTGGATTGAAATGCCCAAATATGGTGTAGATGGTGACGTGTTACAGATTAATCTTAACAATGTCAAAATACAGAATTGGGACAAAACCATTGTCACTATACCGACCTATACGCTTCTCAGCGATGCATTCAAAAATTATCGCGGAATGCAAGAGACTGGTGGTCGTCGTATTAAGCGCGCACTGAATATTAAAATGTCATCAGTACGGTATCTTAGCGAGGAGGAAATAACAGCATTGAAAAATATCCGAATACTATCGCCTTACATTGATCAGCGCGAACGCGAGATTGCCGCATATAATAAGACATGGAATACAGACAATTCTTCGCCAGTTAACGGCCGAAGAATGACGAACATTGGTCTATTTCGGGCTTATGTCCTCGCATACGCAAAAAACAACCCTAATATCCACCAAGAATTGACGTTATTGGTACGTCAGCTGGCTCCGACTGAATATGGCATACCCTTGGAATTATATATGTTTACCAAGGGAACACAATGGGTATATTTTGAAGATACGATGGCCGATATTTTTGACCATCTGCTCGCAGCAATCAAACACTTTCACTTGCAAATCTTTGAACTGCCGGCGGCAGACGATTTGCGTTTACTAGTATCGAGAGAAGAACATGCTGAATCTAGCTTGTAA